Proteins encoded by one window of bacterium:
- a CDS encoding NAD(P)-dependent oxidoreductase, which yields MRNLNGKTLFITGASRGIGLAIALRAAADGANVVVAAKTAEANPKLPGTIFTAAREIEQAGGKALPLQVDIRFEEQLASAAAKAAETFGGIDILVNNASAISLTGTLQTPMKRFDLMFGVNVRGTFAASQALLPYLLKAKNPHILNLSPPLSMDPKWFGNHCAYTMAKYGMSMCVLGMAEEFREAGVAVNALWPRTVIATAALAMIPGVEMKHCRKPEIVAHAAHKILTRDSRACTGNFFLDDEVLASEGVTDLSRYAVEPGVPLLPDLFLG from the coding sequence ATGCGGAATCTGAACGGGAAGACGCTCTTCATCACGGGGGCAAGCCGGGGGATCGGCCTGGCGATCGCGCTGCGGGCGGCGGCGGACGGCGCGAACGTGGTCGTCGCCGCCAAGACGGCGGAAGCGAACCCGAAACTTCCCGGCACAATTTTCACGGCCGCCCGCGAGATCGAACAGGCTGGAGGAAAGGCCCTCCCGCTCCAGGTCGACATCCGGTTCGAGGAACAGCTCGCGTCGGCGGCCGCGAAGGCGGCGGAGACGTTCGGCGGCATCGACATCCTGGTGAACAACGCCAGCGCGATCAGCCTGACGGGTACGCTTCAGACCCCGATGAAGCGGTTCGACCTGATGTTCGGAGTGAACGTCCGGGGGACGTTCGCCGCGTCGCAGGCGCTCCTGCCGTACCTCCTGAAGGCGAAAAACCCCCACATCCTCAACCTGAGCCCCCCCCTTTCCATGGACCCGAAATGGTTCGGGAACCATTGCGCCTACACGATGGCAAAGTACGGGATGAGCATGTGCGTCCTCGGAATGGCGGAGGAGTTCCGGGAGGCGGGCGTGGCGGTGAACGCCCTGTGGCCGAGGACGGTGATCGCCACCGCGGCCCTGGCAATGATCCCCGGCGTCGAGATGAAACATTGCCGCAAGCCGGAGATCGTCGCCCACGCGGCGCACAAGATCCTCACGCGCGACAGCCGCGCGTGCACCGGAAACTTCTTCCTCGACGACGAGGTTCTCGCCTCCGAAGGTGTTACGGACCTCTCCCGCTACGCGGTGGAGCCGGGCGTCCCCCTCCTCCCCGACCTGTTCCTCGGATAA
- a CDS encoding O-acetyl-ADP-ribose deacetylase has protein sequence MEKTFSGRVIELVLGDITRQAVDAIVNAANSTLLGGGGVDGAIHRAGGPAILDECRAIRAERGDCPTGEAVLTGGGGLPARYVIHAVGPVWRGGDQGEQELLASCYRNSLRIAASLGLQVVAFPSISTGIYGYPVSRAASTALATVASFLSSEPVAPSRVRFVLFDSVTFATYAGALEAL, from the coding sequence ATGGAAAAAACCTTCTCCGGAAGAGTCATCGAACTGGTCCTCGGCGACATTACGCGCCAGGCAGTCGATGCGATCGTGAACGCGGCGAACTCCACGCTCCTCGGCGGCGGCGGGGTGGACGGCGCGATCCACCGCGCAGGCGGTCCGGCGATCCTCGACGAGTGCCGTGCGATCCGCGCCGAACGCGGCGACTGCCCGACCGGAGAGGCGGTCCTGACCGGCGGCGGGGGATTGCCGGCGCGATACGTGATCCACGCCGTCGGGCCGGTGTGGCGCGGCGGGGACCAGGGAGAGCAGGAACTGCTCGCCTCCTGCTACAGGAACTCCCTGCGCATCGCCGCTTCGCTCGGCCTGCAGGTCGTGGCTTTTCCGTCCATCAGCACCGGGATCTACGGGTACCCGGTTTCCCGGGCGGCGTCGACCGCCCTCGCGACGGTAGCGTCGTTCCTCTCCTCCGAACCCGTCGCTCCCTCCCGCGTCCGCTTCGTCCTCTTCGATTCCGTGACGTTCGCCACCTACGCGGGGGCGCTCGAAGCCCTGTAG
- a CDS encoding DUF5666 domain-containing protein → MNPAGRIRWLRTGVPLLLSALLSLSCGTGGTDFAGGGTGGTGISTGSVSGFGSVVVNDVHFHTDNEVAPGFLTKKISNGADNSRRMDRDVFAVGMIVAVRHGTGDNNARVIEYRDNLRGPIAVLASGGDNIVEILGQTVVVGDAAIYASLKRDDIVEVSGFVDNAGRIRATYIYPVPPPLPPHAQEFEVKGFVSGSTLSGFRLGPLPDGSGTTVMVSYPPGGPANGTYVQIVTTDRAPVGGIIAAARIESLAARTEFPDGASVDLAGLVTTPWTGSGNDLSFEVEGKRVVWEEAGTVFVGGTRNDARQSNRKVQVQGLENGGILSAARIVFR, encoded by the coding sequence ATGAATCCCGCGGGTCGAATCCGATGGCTCCGGACCGGGGTGCCTTTGCTGTTGTCGGCTCTCCTCTCCCTCTCCTGCGGGACCGGCGGCACCGATTTCGCCGGCGGCGGAACGGGGGGTACGGGGATCAGCACGGGCTCCGTCTCGGGGTTCGGAAGCGTCGTGGTGAACGACGTGCATTTCCACACGGACAACGAAGTCGCCCCCGGGTTCCTGACGAAAAAGATTTCCAACGGGGCGGACAACTCCCGCCGGATGGACAGGGACGTTTTCGCCGTGGGGATGATCGTGGCGGTACGGCATGGGACCGGCGACAACAACGCGCGGGTGATCGAGTACCGGGACAACCTCCGGGGGCCCATCGCCGTGCTCGCCTCCGGTGGGGACAACATCGTCGAGATCCTCGGCCAGACCGTCGTCGTGGGGGACGCGGCGATCTACGCCTCCCTCAAGCGGGACGACATCGTGGAAGTCAGCGGGTTCGTGGATAACGCCGGACGGATCCGTGCAACGTACATCTATCCCGTGCCTCCCCCCTTGCCTCCTCATGCGCAGGAGTTCGAAGTCAAAGGGTTCGTCTCCGGATCTACCTTGTCCGGGTTCCGGCTTGGCCCGCTCCCCGACGGCTCCGGGACAACCGTGATGGTTTCCTATCCTCCGGGTGGGCCCGCGAACGGCACATACGTCCAGATCGTAACCACCGACCGGGCGCCGGTCGGCGGCATCATCGCCGCCGCCCGGATCGAATCGCTCGCCGCACGGACGGAGTTTCCGGACGGGGCCTCGGTCGACCTTGCAGGACTGGTCACGACGCCATGGACCGGTTCCGGAAACGATCTCTCCTTTGAAGTGGAGGGCAAGCGAGTGGTGTGGGAAGAGGCCGGCACGGTATTCGTTGGAGGTACACGAAACGATGCCCGGCAATCCAACAGGAAAGTCCAGGTCCAGGGATTGGAAAACGGCGGGATTCTCTCCGCCGCACGAATCGTATTCCGGTAG
- a CDS encoding adenylyl-sulfate kinase, producing MPSDREPAFAVWITGLPSSGKSTVTRALVAELQALGIRPAVLESDAVRREITPQPKYDDADRDAFYATLAYLARELVRHGVPVIVDATANRRTYRDRARASIPRFFEVLVRCPLAVCRARDPKGIYRRGAEGTARNVPGISAPYEPPERPDLVVDGEKENPADAARGIVIALEAKGFLPRGPGGKAEPG from the coding sequence ATGCCCTCTGACAGGGAACCCGCCTTCGCCGTCTGGATCACGGGCTTGCCCTCCTCCGGCAAATCGACCGTGACCCGCGCACTCGTCGCGGAACTCCAGGCGTTGGGGATCCGTCCCGCCGTGCTGGAGTCCGACGCCGTCCGCCGGGAGATCACGCCGCAACCGAAGTACGACGACGCGGACCGGGACGCGTTCTACGCGACCCTGGCGTACCTCGCCCGGGAGCTCGTCCGGCACGGCGTTCCCGTGATCGTCGACGCCACGGCGAACCGCAGGACCTACCGGGACCGCGCACGGGCGTCGATCCCCCGTTTTTTCGAGGTGCTCGTCCGCTGCCCGCTCGCGGTGTGCAGGGCAAGGGACCCGAAGGGGATCTATCGTCGCGGCGCGGAGGGGACGGCGAGAAACGTCCCGGGAATATCGGCGCCCTATGAACCGCCGGAACGGCCGGACCTCGTCGTCGACGGGGAAAAGGAGAACCCGGCGGACGCGGCCCGCGGGATCGTCATCGCGCTGGAAGCGAAGGGATTCCTCCCGCGCGGACCCGGCGGGAAGGCGGAACCGGGGTAA
- a CDS encoding CopD family protein, with protein sequence MELASTVLTVVHLLAVIAWLGGMIFHIAVLDPVFRKNEVSFQSAYLLALMEGRFRKLVGASITLLLASGAAKAYLLLGTADALLHTTAGRYVLLKTGLTAAMLVIFAICPKTRSCSPIPGVCDVAAEGILSGKTDGTIRERSRVILPKVALGLGLAALVAAVLLRG encoded by the coding sequence ATGGAACTCGCGTCGACCGTGCTGACCGTCGTCCACCTGCTGGCCGTCATCGCCTGGCTGGGAGGGATGATCTTCCACATCGCCGTCCTGGACCCGGTGTTCCGGAAGAACGAAGTGAGCTTCCAGAGCGCGTACCTGCTCGCCTTGATGGAAGGCCGGTTCCGGAAACTGGTGGGGGCCTCGATCACCCTCCTGCTCGCCTCGGGAGCCGCGAAGGCGTACCTGCTGCTGGGCACGGCCGACGCGCTGCTTCACACGACGGCCGGGAGATACGTGCTCCTCAAGACGGGGCTGACGGCCGCCATGCTCGTCATCTTCGCAATCTGCCCGAAGACCCGGTCGTGCTCCCCCATCCCGGGGGTCTGCGACGTGGCCGCCGAAGGGATCCTTTCCGGCAAGACGGACGGGACGATCCGGGAGCGGTCCCGGGTGATCCTCCCGAAGGTGGCGCTGGGCCTCGGACTGGCGGCTCTCGTCGCCGCCGTGCTGCTCCGGGGGTAG
- the ybaK gene encoding Cys-tRNA(Pro) deacylase yields the protein MTKGKMPVTAAIRVLRAAAAEYTEHPYDYEEKGGTAVSSREIGVDEHSVVKTLVMEDDRKRPLIVLMHGDRQVSTKELARAIGAKSVTPCSPETANRHSGYVVGGISPFGTKHPMPVYIEETILDLPKILINGGRRGFLVGMSPGDVVRILSPTVVRVAT from the coding sequence ATGACGAAAGGGAAGATGCCGGTGACCGCCGCGATCCGCGTCCTGCGGGCGGCCGCCGCGGAGTACACCGAGCATCCGTACGACTACGAGGAGAAGGGCGGGACGGCCGTCTCCTCGCGGGAGATCGGGGTCGACGAGCACAGCGTGGTGAAGACGCTCGTGATGGAGGACGACCGGAAGAGGCCGCTGATCGTCCTGATGCACGGGGACCGGCAGGTGTCGACGAAGGAACTCGCCCGCGCGATCGGCGCGAAGAGCGTGACGCCGTGCTCCCCGGAGACGGCGAACCGGCACTCGGGATACGTCGTCGGGGGGATCTCGCCGTTCGGGACGAAGCACCCGATGCCGGTCTATATCGAGGAGACGATCCTCGACCTCCCGAAGATCCTCATCAACGGCGGACGCCGCGGGTTCCTGGTGGGAATGAGCCCGGGAGACGTGGTCCGGATCTTGTCGCCGACCGTCGTCCGCGTGGCGACCTGA
- a CDS encoding bacteriohemerythrin, producing the protein MFEWTERWSVGVDTIDAQHRELFAAINSLLREEGKPAAPDLAKVLVYLEEYVSNHFGLEELYMRRLSYPGFPSHKGEHLAFINDFYDLRDEYDDNGATPELADKMGRYMGDWLVNHIGKVDKALGAFLQEKGKK; encoded by the coding sequence TTGTTCGAGTGGACGGAACGATGGTCGGTGGGCGTGGACACCATCGATGCGCAGCACCGGGAGCTTTTCGCCGCGATCAACTCGCTGCTCCGGGAAGAGGGGAAGCCCGCCGCGCCGGACCTGGCGAAGGTTCTCGTTTATCTCGAGGAGTACGTCAGCAACCATTTCGGGCTGGAGGAGCTCTACATGCGCCGCCTCTCCTACCCGGGATTCCCCTCTCACAAGGGGGAGCACCTGGCGTTCATCAACGACTTCTACGACCTGCGGGACGAGTACGACGACAACGGCGCCACCCCCGAGCTGGCCGACAAGATGGGGCGCTACATGGGCGACTGGCTGGTCAACCACATCGGGAAAGTCGACAAGGCGCTGGGCGCGTTCCTGCAGGAGAAGGGGAAGAAGTAG
- a CDS encoding kelch repeat-containing protein, with the protein MGYRLRLRSVRFEATFALILLGMCAIPARALALGWDNTGEMAAKRYTHTATLLLNGKVLAAGGSTDIIDNPFLSSAEVFDPATGLWTSTGSMGTARRAHTATRLPDGTVLVAGGAVDNTGTGSLSSAELYDPATGLWTATGSMGDARSWHTASLLLNGTVLVAGGTGNAGVLSSAELYDPATGLWTPAASMGEARHFTYATLLPDGKVLVAGGGTIADGSVTLSSAEVYDPITGLWTATGSMATARQGARPTLLVNGKVLVAGGWGGAASGSLSSAELYDPATGLWTPTGSTKAVRYRSTATLLPDGKVLVAGGETGVGAAFDNSAELYDPATGAWSTTVSMKTARATHTATLLSDSKVLVAGGTGGSGTIFSAERFDSTPPEKQHAWEYKQGFEFFTDTLGCAVVRPGRKEHGIGGIANILILMIPAIVLFAGRRR; encoded by the coding sequence ATGGGATATCGGCTACGGTTGCGATCCGTACGATTCGAGGCGACCTTCGCCCTCATCCTGCTCGGAATGTGCGCAATTCCGGCGCGTGCTCTTGCCTTGGGGTGGGACAATACGGGGGAGATGGCGGCGAAGCGATACACCCACACGGCCACTCTCCTGCTCAACGGAAAGGTCCTGGCCGCGGGTGGGTCCACCGACATCATCGATAACCCCTTCCTTTCCTCGGCGGAGGTGTTCGATCCGGCCACAGGGCTGTGGACTTCCACGGGTTCCATGGGGACCGCACGTCGAGCCCATACGGCCACGCGTCTTCCGGACGGGACGGTCCTCGTCGCGGGAGGGGCCGTGGACAACACCGGTACCGGCTCCCTGTCCTCGGCCGAGTTATACGACCCGGCCACCGGGTTGTGGACCGCGACGGGTTCCATGGGGGACGCCCGCTCCTGGCACACGGCGTCCCTTCTTCTGAACGGCACGGTCCTCGTCGCAGGGGGGACGGGAAACGCGGGAGTTCTCTCTTCGGCGGAGTTGTACGACCCGGCCACCGGGTTGTGGACCCCTGCGGCTTCCATGGGGGAGGCCCGCCACTTCACCTATGCGACGCTTCTTCCGGACGGGAAGGTCCTCGTCGCAGGCGGAGGAACGATCGCCGACGGCTCCGTCACCCTTTCCTCGGCGGAGGTGTACGACCCGATTACAGGCTTGTGGACCGCCACGGGTTCGATGGCCACCGCCCGCCAGGGAGCCAGGCCGACCCTTCTGGTGAACGGCAAGGTCCTCGTTGCGGGGGGATGGGGCGGCGCAGCCTCCGGTTCCCTTTCCTCGGCGGAGTTATACGACCCGGCTACCGGATTGTGGACCCCCACGGGTTCAACGAAGGCCGTTCGCTATCGATCCACCGCAACGCTACTCCCCGACGGGAAGGTCCTCGTCGCGGGAGGGGAAACCGGAGTCGGCGCCGCCTTCGACAACTCGGCGGAGCTGTACGATCCGGCCACGGGGGCCTGGTCGACGACGGTATCGATGAAGACGGCCCGCGCAACCCACACGGCAACGTTGCTGTCCGACAGCAAGGTACTGGTCGCGGGGGGAACCGGCGGCTCCGGAACCATCTTCTCGGCGGAACGGTTCGACTCCACTCCTCCCGAGAAACAGCATGCCTGGGAGTACAAGCAAGGATTTGAATTCTTTACCGATACGCTCGGCTGCGCCGTTGTTCGCCCAGGAAGGAAGGAGCACGGGATCGGCGGGATCGCCAACATCCTGATCCTCATGATTCCCGCGATCGTGCTTTTTGCCGGAAGAAGAAGGTAA
- a CDS encoding phosphotransferase — MAELSKERLERYLAALFHAPVAVTALVSLHETKASGASKEYGYGHPVKVEFIVGTERRAAVLETTSPGPFGHEHMADRARMMLWDHGAYNALPKHVRSLDVGAFDREGNLLSVGNAEEFFLLVDHVEGTGYIRDIARLQEGNALRDMDVSRADALCDYLIDIHAVRGPDPGLYTRRIRELLGDGECIMGLCDSYPLPHGFITAALLEEIERRCVTWRWRLKGLTGRLRQVHGDYHPFNILFREGTDFTVLDRSRGEWGEPADDVTALTGNYLFASLQASGRLEGSLEILFRRFWDRYVERTGDAEILEVVAPFFAFRCLVMASPVWYPSLDETVRRKLFSFMITTLDAPRFDPAGVNGSLDAL; from the coding sequence ATGGCCGAACTTTCGAAGGAACGGCTGGAGCGGTACCTGGCCGCGCTGTTCCATGCGCCGGTGGCCGTCACCGCCCTGGTGTCGCTCCATGAAACGAAGGCGTCCGGCGCTTCCAAGGAGTACGGGTACGGCCACCCGGTGAAGGTGGAGTTCATCGTCGGCACGGAGCGGCGCGCCGCCGTGCTCGAAACGACGAGCCCAGGTCCCTTCGGACACGAGCACATGGCGGACCGCGCGCGGATGATGCTGTGGGACCACGGCGCGTACAACGCTCTTCCGAAGCATGTCCGGTCTCTCGACGTCGGTGCATTCGATCGCGAGGGGAACCTCCTCTCCGTCGGGAACGCCGAGGAATTCTTCCTCCTTGTCGATCACGTGGAAGGGACCGGTTACATCCGGGACATCGCGCGCCTGCAGGAAGGAAATGCGTTGCGCGACATGGACGTGTCGCGTGCGGACGCTCTTTGCGACTACCTCATTGATATTCACGCCGTCCGTGGTCCCGATCCCGGCTTGTACACGCGGCGGATCCGCGAACTGCTGGGGGACGGCGAGTGCATCATGGGACTTTGCGACAGCTATCCCCTCCCCCACGGGTTCATCACCGCGGCGCTGCTGGAGGAGATCGAACGTCGCTGCGTGACCTGGCGCTGGCGGCTGAAGGGCCTGACCGGCCGGCTGCGCCAGGTGCACGGGGACTATCACCCGTTCAACATCCTCTTTCGGGAAGGGACCGACTTCACCGTGCTGGACCGGTCGCGGGGGGAATGGGGAGAACCCGCCGACGATGTGACCGCCCTCACGGGAAACTACCTGTTCGCATCCCTCCAGGCGTCGGGGAGGCTCGAGGGATCCCTCGAAATATTGTTCCGGCGATTCTGGGATCGATACGTCGAGCGGACGGGGGATGCGGAGATCCTCGAGGTCGTCGCCCCGTTCTTCGCGTTCCGCTGCCTCGTGATGGCATCCCCGGTCTGGTACCCGTCCCTCGACGAGACGGTTCGCAGGAAGCTCTTCTCCTTCATGATCACGACCCTCGACGCGCCGCGCTTCGACCCGGCGGGGGTCAACGGATCGCTCGATGCCCTCTGA
- a CDS encoding cation transporter, which yields MGKEHVTLEITGMTCGHCVAAVRKALAAVPGVGAVEVTLSPPRARVACDPSRTTVEMLTKATAEEGYPSSPAAG from the coding sequence ATGGGAAAGGAACATGTGACGCTCGAGATCACCGGGATGACGTGCGGTCATTGCGTCGCCGCGGTGCGGAAAGCGCTCGCGGCGGTGCCCGGGGTCGGGGCGGTCGAGGTGACCCTTTCCCCGCCGCGGGCGCGGGTCGCCTGCGATCCGTCGAGGACGACGGTGGAGATGTTGACGAAAGCGACCGCGGAGGAGGGGTACCCCTCCTCGCCGGCGGCCGGATAA
- a CDS encoding DUF6502 family protein, whose amino-acid sequence METKVVRALSAAVTALLRPLVRLLLRNGMTYQAFSDIAKRVYVDVAMEEFGIPGRKQSKSRVSIITGLSRKEVLRVRRLPSSDDPGAVERYNRAARVIAGWVRDPQFHREPGRPMDLPFEGDAACFGELVKLYSGDAPARAVLDELLRVGTVERTQDGNIRLLERSFIPKTGEVEKIGILGVDASDLISTIDHNINHTGDLFFQRKVCYDNLPSETLPGFRSIAANRAQGLLEHLDRWLSERDRDFHPEVAGTGRMRAGVGIYYFQEDRGEGGKT is encoded by the coding sequence ATGGAAACAAAAGTTGTCCGGGCTTTATCGGCGGCCGTGACGGCCTTGCTCCGCCCTCTGGTGAGGCTTCTCCTGAGGAACGGAATGACGTACCAGGCGTTTTCCGATATCGCGAAACGGGTTTACGTGGACGTGGCCATGGAGGAATTCGGCATCCCGGGAAGGAAGCAGTCGAAATCCCGGGTCTCCATAATCACCGGTCTTTCGCGGAAGGAGGTGCTGCGCGTGAGGCGTCTGCCGTCCTCTGATGATCCGGGCGCCGTGGAACGGTACAACCGGGCGGCACGCGTGATCGCCGGCTGGGTGCGGGATCCGCAGTTCCATCGGGAACCGGGACGACCGATGGACCTTCCGTTCGAAGGGGATGCCGCGTGCTTCGGGGAGCTCGTCAAGCTCTACAGCGGGGATGCCCCGGCCCGGGCCGTTCTCGATGAACTGCTGAGGGTCGGGACGGTCGAGCGGACGCAGGATGGCAATATACGATTGCTCGAGCGGTCGTTCATCCCGAAGACCGGCGAAGTCGAAAAGATCGGCATACTCGGCGTCGACGCGTCGGACCTGATATCTACGATCGACCACAACATCAACCATACGGGCGATCTGTTCTTCCAGAGGAAGGTCTGCTACGACAACCTTCCTTCCGAGACGCTTCCCGGGTTCAGGAGCATCGCGGCGAACCGTGCGCAGGGGCTTCTCGAACATCTGGACCGGTGGTTGAGCGAGCGGGACCGGGACTTCCACCCCGAGGTCGCCGGCACGGGCAGGATGAGGGCGGGAGTCGGGATCTACTATTTCCAGGAGGATCGCGGCGAGGGGGGCAAGACATGA
- a CDS encoding Rne/Rng family ribonuclease, giving the protein MQKAGKLIVVNAAPYETRVATLESGILVELLIERGEDRNSVGNIYNGKVIRVLPGMQAAFVDIGMDKAGFLFAGDFVTPQLEFDTDPSEEPVLPEEIGIRPARFPQDTFVPAIEGLIREGQHLLVQVAKEPLGTKGARITSHITLPGRHLVLLTWSAHIGISRRIEDPGERDRLSKIVEAIRPEGMGAIVRTAAEGRSEAELKADMDYLVRLWETIRKRSESAAAPVLIHRELSLSLRAVRDLFSSEGDRIAVDSQEEYDRIRSFASQFFPRIQDRIELFGAPEPIFDHYGIEIEVTRALDKKVWLKSGGYIVIEQTEALTVVDVNTGKYVGRSSLEETTAKINMEAVKEIVYQLRLRNIGGIIIIDFIDMKSEENREKVYNALVEALRADRSKTTICKISELGLVEMTRKRVRESLGRSLSDACPYCSGEGVIKSKKTICYDVFRALERQGLVLSGKQVSLNVHPALAEELFGEERRFLEILEQRYGMKVNISASDKYHIEQYRIEPA; this is encoded by the coding sequence ATGCAGAAGGCAGGCAAGCTGATCGTGGTGAACGCCGCGCCGTACGAGACGCGCGTTGCGACGCTCGAATCCGGGATCCTGGTGGAGCTGCTGATCGAGCGGGGCGAGGACCGGAACTCCGTCGGCAACATCTACAACGGAAAAGTCATCCGCGTCCTCCCGGGGATGCAGGCCGCCTTCGTCGACATCGGGATGGACAAGGCGGGGTTCCTCTTCGCGGGCGACTTCGTCACGCCGCAGCTCGAGTTCGACACCGATCCTTCCGAGGAGCCGGTCCTGCCCGAGGAGATCGGGATCCGGCCCGCCCGCTTCCCCCAGGACACGTTCGTTCCCGCGATCGAGGGACTCATCCGGGAAGGGCAGCACCTGCTCGTGCAGGTGGCCAAGGAGCCGCTCGGGACCAAGGGAGCGAGGATCACCAGCCACATCACCCTCCCCGGGCGTCACCTGGTGCTCCTGACGTGGTCCGCCCACATCGGGATCTCCCGCCGGATCGAGGACCCGGGGGAGCGGGACCGGCTGTCGAAGATCGTGGAGGCGATCCGCCCCGAGGGGATGGGCGCGATCGTGCGCACGGCGGCCGAGGGACGATCGGAGGCGGAGCTCAAGGCCGACATGGATTACCTCGTCCGGCTCTGGGAGACGATCCGGAAAAGGAGCGAAAGCGCCGCGGCCCCCGTTCTGATCCACCGGGAGCTCTCCCTGTCCCTGCGCGCCGTGCGGGACCTGTTCTCCTCGGAGGGCGACCGGATCGCGGTCGACTCCCAGGAGGAATACGACCGGATCCGCTCGTTCGCCTCCCAGTTCTTCCCCCGCATCCAGGACCGGATCGAGCTGTTCGGCGCGCCGGAGCCGATCTTCGACCACTACGGGATCGAGATCGAGGTGACCCGGGCGCTCGACAAGAAGGTGTGGCTGAAAAGCGGCGGCTACATCGTGATCGAGCAGACGGAGGCCCTCACCGTCGTCGACGTGAACACGGGGAAGTACGTCGGGCGGTCGTCGCTCGAGGAAACCACGGCCAAGATCAACATGGAGGCGGTCAAGGAGATCGTCTACCAGCTCCGGCTGCGCAACATCGGCGGCATCATCATCATCGACTTCATCGACATGAAGAGCGAGGAGAACCGGGAGAAGGTGTACAACGCCCTTGTCGAGGCCCTGCGCGCCGATCGCAGCAAGACGACGATCTGCAAGATCTCCGAGCTGGGACTGGTCGAGATGACCCGCAAGCGCGTCCGCGAGAGCCTGGGACGATCGCTGTCGGACGCCTGCCCCTACTGCTCGGGCGAAGGGGTCATCAAGTCGAAGAAGACGATCTGCTACGACGTGTTCCGGGCGCTCGAGCGGCAGGGACTGGTCCTCTCCGGGAAGCAGGTGTCCCTCAACGTGCATCCCGCGCTGGCCGAGGAGCTGTTCGGCGAGGAGCGCCGGTTCCTCGAGATCCTCGAGCAGCGGTACGGGATGAAAGTGAACATCTCCGCCTCGGACAAGTACCACATCGAGCAGTACCGGATCGAGCCCGCCTGA